One genomic region from Leifsonia sp. Root1293 encodes:
- a CDS encoding DUF1353 domain-containing protein, with the protein MPFITEDGEPLASIEIGQVPPAGYLFQLRRGIGYREPGTDGVVWAPAHAPEPHPTRQNSTDLASVPPLLWSFIASYGRQSAPAIVHDHRSEVAAVIGDGGDPRAALEQRREDDRIFLVGLREQRVPLLRAWLMWGWVSAERYLRHARPFGLLLLLQILLSLAVIAAGIVLAITVHPAWLPVLLLPFAASFLWGRNWPMTAVLSYGSAVIAPLLIVQLVALLPFRLLEFLVELLSGGQPTQVFRPTLRPADRPTDRPAG; encoded by the coding sequence ATGCCGTTCATCACCGAGGACGGCGAGCCGCTGGCCTCCATCGAAATCGGCCAGGTGCCGCCAGCCGGATACCTGTTCCAGCTGCGTCGGGGCATCGGCTACAGGGAGCCGGGCACAGACGGCGTCGTGTGGGCGCCTGCCCACGCGCCCGAACCGCATCCCACCCGGCAGAACAGCACCGACCTCGCCTCGGTGCCGCCGCTGCTCTGGAGCTTCATCGCCTCCTACGGTCGCCAGTCGGCTCCGGCCATCGTGCACGACCATCGCTCAGAGGTCGCGGCGGTCATCGGTGACGGCGGCGATCCGCGAGCGGCGCTCGAGCAGCGCCGGGAGGACGACCGCATCTTCCTCGTGGGCCTGCGCGAGCAACGCGTGCCGCTGCTGCGCGCCTGGCTCATGTGGGGGTGGGTGTCGGCGGAGCGCTACCTGCGGCACGCCCGGCCGTTCGGTCTCCTCCTCCTCCTGCAGATCCTGCTGTCGCTCGCCGTCATCGCCGCGGGCATCGTGCTGGCGATCACCGTGCACCCCGCGTGGCTTCCGGTACTCCTGCTTCCCTTCGCGGCGTCGTTCCTCTGGGGTCGGAACTGGCCGATGACAGCCGTGCTCTCCTACGGGAGCGCCGTCATCGCCCCGCTCCTCATCGTGCAGCTCGTCGCGCTGCTTCCGTTCCGCCTGCTCGAGTTCCTCGTCGAACTCCTCAGCGGGGGACAGCCGACACAGGTGTTCCGACCGACGCTGCGCCCGGCCGACCGCCCCACCGACCGCCCGGCGGGGTGA
- a CDS encoding PhzF family phenazine biosynthesis protein, protein MTESPQILRYAAFTADPRGGNPAGVVLDAGGMTDAEMQRIAAEVDYAETAFVTGVDGGVHVIRYFSPIAEVPFCGHATIATAVAIAERDGAGEIHFRTPVGEIPIVTDAAGTPSTDAGVAAGITAAFTSVDPTVEPLGASALSQILAMTSLSESQLDERYPPRVSFAGNRHPIVVVADADVFDSFTFSPVVARSLMDVEGWAGTITMLRAIGPTEFEARNIFPVGRITEDPATGSAAASLGGYLRELGLVEPPSRVTVHQGRHVGRPSVLAVDIPMTGGITVSGTAVPIPD, encoded by the coding sequence GTGACCGAGTCCCCGCAGATCCTCCGCTACGCCGCCTTCACCGCCGACCCACGGGGCGGCAATCCCGCCGGCGTCGTGCTCGACGCCGGCGGGATGACCGACGCCGAGATGCAGCGCATCGCGGCCGAGGTCGACTACGCCGAGACCGCCTTCGTGACAGGGGTCGACGGCGGCGTCCACGTGATCCGCTACTTCAGCCCGATCGCCGAGGTGCCCTTCTGCGGTCACGCGACCATCGCAACGGCGGTCGCGATCGCCGAGCGCGACGGAGCCGGGGAGATCCACTTCCGCACTCCGGTCGGCGAGATCCCGATCGTGACGGATGCCGCGGGCACGCCGTCGACGGATGCCGGAGTCGCCGCCGGCATCACCGCCGCCTTCACCAGCGTCGATCCCACCGTCGAGCCCCTCGGCGCCTCCGCGCTCAGCCAGATCCTCGCCATGACGTCGCTCAGCGAGTCGCAGCTCGACGAGCGATACCCGCCGCGCGTCTCCTTCGCCGGCAACCGGCATCCGATCGTCGTCGTCGCCGACGCGGATGTCTTCGACTCCTTCACCTTCTCGCCTGTCGTCGCGCGCTCGCTCATGGACGTCGAGGGCTGGGCGGGAACCATCACCATGCTGCGAGCGATCGGCCCGACGGAGTTCGAGGCCCGTAACATCTTCCCGGTCGGACGCATCACAGAGGACCCGGCCACGGGCTCGGCCGCGGCGTCGCTGGGCGGCTACCTCCGTGAGCTCGGCCTGGTCGAGCCGCCGTCACGGGTGACGGTTCACCAGGGGCGCCATGTCGGCCGACCCAGTGTGCTCGCCGTCGACATCCCGATGACGGGCGGCATCACCGTGAGCGGCACCGCGGTCCCGATCCCCGATTGA